ACGGTACCGGACGCCAGTGCGCTTCGCTGCCGTGCGGACCCGCCGGTGCGCCTCGAGCAGTTCGTCGCCTCGCTTCCGGGCGGCGGCGTCCAGCGCGGGCCGCAACGCGTCGAATCCGTCGAGGACGCGTCGCAACGCCTCACGAGCCTGGTCGGCGGCGATGTTCGCCGTCGGTTCGAATGCAAGCAGATCTTCGGCGGCGGCGTTCTCGAGCCACTCGGCGGCGGCCGGTGCGCCGCGGAAGGCCATCAGCCGGCTGTCTTCGGCCAGGAGCGGCCGCTCGGTCTCGCCCGTTTGCTCGACGATGTGGAAGCGGAACCGGACGAGCAGGGCTGTCGTGCGCTTCGCGACGCCGGAGGTTCGGATGACGCCGCACCGGCGCGCGACGGCGTCGGCGATCGGATCGAGCGCGGCGTCCATCACGTGGGCGGCCAGCGCTTCGACGACCGGGTGGGTGCGGCCCAGGTGGAGCACGCCGTCGCGGACCGGAAGCTCGAACGCGGCCGCGAACCGGTCGAGGCCGCCCGACACGCGATCGATCGCATCGCGAAGCCCGCGGTGGCGCGCATCGATCGTTGTGACATCGACCTTCGCCGGCAGGCTCGCGGAGACGACGGCGCCGTGCGCCCCGAGCGCGGTGCGGACGAAGCGTTCGACGTCGACACGCGAGCCGATCGCGGCGCGAACGGCTTCGAGCTCGGCGCGCACTTCCTCAGGCTTCAGGGATTCCTGCGCGAACATCGTCCGCGATGTCTTCTCGCGATCGGCGGCGGCGTCCCATTCGGCGTGCAGGCTGCGCTGCGCCGGTTCGAGGATGTCGCCAAGCACTAGCTGTTCGGCCGCGCCCGTGTCGCCGCGCGTGAGCAGGCCGTCGAGGATGGCTTCGACGACGTCGTTCGAGTTGCCCGGCACGGGAACGGCAATGCCGAGCGAGCTGCGGATGACCTTGTGCTTCCGGAGCAGCACGTCGAGGACGATGCCGTCGATGCGGTTGTCCTTGCCGTAGAAGCTGAGCACGCGGATCGTCGACTCGGCCTGGCCGTATCGGTCGACGCGGCCTTCACGCTGTTCGTGACGCGTCGGGTTCCACGACAGGTCGTAGTGCACGACCGCGTTGAAATGATCCTGCAGGTTGATGCCTTCGCTGAGGCAGTCGGTCGCGACGAGGACACGCTTCGCGGCGGTGCCGAGCGCCGCCACGCGGGTCTCGCGCTCGTCGTGGGGCAGGTTCCCGGTGACGGCGTCGACCGTGACGCCCTTGAGCGCCGACGCGAGTTCGGCGGCGACGTACTCGGCCGTGGGGATGAAGCGACAGAAGACGATCGGGTTGAAACCGTCGCCGACCATCTGCTTGACGAGCGCGATCGCGCGCTGGAGCTTCGCGTCCTTCTTTCCGGCGAGCGCGTCGGCTTCGCGCGCGAACTCGCGAAGGCGGCGTCTCTCGTTCTTCGACTCGGCGTCGGTCGTGGCGTTCTCGCTGCCCGGGGCGACGTCGACGACGTCGGTCGCATCGTCGTCGCCGAGGTCGAGGACGGCTCGGCGTCCGACCTCGTCGGCTTCCTCGACGGTGTCGGTCTCGGCGGAGGCAGCGCGGTTGCCGAGCGTCACGGCGGCGGCAACTGGGCTCGACGCCATCGAGCGAAGGAGCGCAATGGCCGACCACCATCGGATCCGCTGCCGGTGTGCGCCGCCCTCCGCGTTTCGGACCGTCTCGCGTGCGTAGGCGAGCACCTTGTCGAAGAGCCGGCGGTACTCGGGCGTGAGCGTGTAGCTTTCCTCGAGTTCCTGGCGTTTGGGGAACGGCGTCTCGTCGTCGAGGAACTTCGTGATGTCGCCGCGGCGGCGCTGGACGAGGTGTGCCGCCAGCCGCCGCCGGTGCGGGGCATTGCGCGCGCCGGTCAGGTCGTCGGGCAGATCGGCGAACGTCGGATCGAGAAGCGCGAGCAGTGCGCGGAACGCGTCCTCGTTGCCGCTGTGCGG
The Deltaproteobacteria bacterium DNA segment above includes these coding regions:
- a CDS encoding DEAD/DEAH box helicase; this translates as MTFAVGSLVRARGREWVVLPESGDAVLVVRPLGGTEDEVAGLYLPVEPVAPATFDLPDPARLGDFLSSRMLRDAVRLGFRSSAGPFRSFARLGVDPRPYQLVPLMLALKLDPVRLLIADDVGIGKTIEASLIARELLDRGEIDRLAVLCPPHLAEQWQAELSSKFHIEAELVLPGTATRLERQCRQNESVFDRFPFVIVSTDFIKSDRRRDDFVRACPEFVIVDEAHACVSGGTASGGRHQRHALLRKLAERADRHVVLVTATPHSGNEDAFRALLALLDPTFADLPDDLTGARNAPHRRRLAAHLVQRRRGDITKFLDDETPFPKRQELEESYTLTPEYRRLFDKVLAYARETVRNAEGGAHRQRIRWWSAIALLRSMASSPVAAAVTLGNRAASAETDTVEEADEVGRRAVLDLGDDDATDVVDVAPGSENATTDAESKNERRRLREFAREADALAGKKDAKLQRAIALVKQMVGDGFNPIVFCRFIPTAEYVAAELASALKGVTVDAVTGNLPHDERETRVAALGTAAKRVLVATDCLSEGINLQDHFNAVVHYDLSWNPTRHEQREGRVDRYGQAESTIRVLSFYGKDNRIDGIVLDVLLRKHKVIRSSLGIAVPVPGNSNDVVEAILDGLLTRGDTGAAEQLVLGDILEPAQRSLHAEWDAAADREKTSRTMFAQESLKPEEVRAELEAVRAAIGSRVDVERFVRTALGAHGAVVSASLPAKVDVTTIDARHRGLRDAIDRVSGGLDRFAAAFELPVRDGVLHLGRTHPVVEALAAHVMDAALDPIADAVARRCGVIRTSGVAKRTTALLVRFRFHIVEQTGETERPLLAEDSRLMAFRGAPAAAEWLENAAAEDLLAFEPTANIAADQAREALRRVLDGFDALRPALDAAARKRGDELLEAHRRVRTAAKRTGVRYRVEPQLPPDVLGVYLFLPGGA